A region from the Corynebacterium halotolerans YIM 70093 = DSM 44683 genome encodes:
- a CDS encoding sulfate adenylyltransferase subunit 1: MTTATLPTDSATEKLAQRETLRLCTAGSVDDGKSTFVGRLLHDTKSVLADQLASVERTSADRGFDGLDLSLLVDGLRAEREQGITIDVAYRYFATDKRTFILADTPGHVQYTRNTVTGVSTSQVVVLLIDARHGVVEQTRRHLTVAALLGVRSVILAVNKIDLVDYDETVFRGIESEFTALADGLGVTDVNVVPISALRGDNVVDRGENTGWYDGPTVLEILESVEVQRGRAHELGFRFPIQYVIREHATDYRGYAGRIDAGEIAVGDTVHLPEGRTTTVTHIDSSDGELASAGAGESVALRLADDIDLIRGDLIAGEDRPEAVRSFEATVVGLTDKALKTGKALKVRYGTQLVRGRVTAVERILDIDGAADVEDPESFGLNDIAHVRIDVAGELNVEPYAARGAVGSFLLVDQSDGDTLAAGLVGHRLR, encoded by the coding sequence ATGACCACCGCCACCCTCCCGACCGACTCGGCCACCGAGAAGCTCGCCCAGCGCGAGACCCTGCGGCTGTGCACCGCGGGCTCCGTGGACGACGGTAAGTCCACCTTCGTCGGCCGCCTGCTGCACGACACCAAGTCCGTGCTCGCCGACCAGCTCGCCTCCGTCGAGCGCACCTCCGCCGACCGCGGTTTCGACGGCCTCGACCTGTCGCTGCTGGTCGACGGCCTGCGCGCCGAGCGCGAGCAGGGCATCACCATCGACGTGGCCTACCGCTACTTCGCCACGGACAAGCGCACCTTCATCCTCGCCGACACTCCCGGTCACGTGCAGTACACCCGCAACACGGTCACCGGCGTGTCCACCTCCCAGGTCGTCGTGCTGCTCATCGACGCCCGCCACGGCGTCGTCGAGCAGACCCGCCGCCACCTGACCGTCGCGGCCCTGCTGGGCGTGCGCAGCGTCATCCTGGCCGTCAACAAGATCGACCTGGTCGACTACGACGAGACCGTCTTCCGTGGCATCGAGTCGGAGTTCACCGCCCTGGCCGACGGCCTCGGCGTCACGGACGTCAACGTCGTGCCGATCTCCGCCCTGCGCGGCGACAACGTCGTCGACCGCGGGGAGAACACCGGCTGGTACGACGGCCCGACCGTCCTCGAGATTCTCGAGAGTGTCGAGGTACAGCGCGGCCGTGCCCACGAGCTGGGCTTCCGCTTCCCCATCCAGTACGTCATCCGCGAGCACGCCACCGACTACCGCGGCTACGCCGGGCGCATCGACGCCGGCGAGATCGCCGTCGGCGACACCGTCCACCTGCCCGAGGGCCGCACCACCACCGTCACCCACATTGACTCCTCCGACGGCGAGCTCGCCTCCGCCGGCGCCGGTGAGTCCGTGGCGCTGCGGCTGGCCGATGACATCGACCTCATCCGTGGCGACCTCATCGCCGGTGAGGACCGCCCCGAGGCCGTCCGTTCCTTCGAGGCGACCGTCGTCGGCCTGACCGACAAGGCGCTCAAGACCGGCAAGGCACTCAAGGTCCGTTACGGCACCCAGCTGGTGCGCGGCCGGGTCACCGCGGTCGAGCGCATCCTCGACATCGACGGCGCCGCTGACGTGGAGGACCCGGAGAGCTTCGGGCTCAACGACATCGCGCACGTGCGTATCGACGTCGCCGGTGAACTGA
- the cysD gene encoding sulfate adenylyltransferase subunit CysD yields the protein MTLSIDTPDTTNTRELSPHLKDLENESIHILREVAGQFDKVGLLFSGGKDSVVVYELARRAFAPATVPFELLHVDTGHNFPEVLKFRDDLVERTGARLRVAKVQDWIDRGDLTERPDGTRNPLQTVPLVETINEQGYDAVLGGARRDEERARAKERVFSVRDSFGGWDPRRQRPELWSLYNGGHLAGENIRVFPISNWTEADIWEYIGARGIELPPIYFAHDREVFERDGMWLTPGEWGGPKKGEEIVTRHVRYRTVGDMSCTGAVLSDATTIDQVIEEIASSTLTERGATRADDRLSESAMEDRKKEGYF from the coding sequence ATGACCCTTTCCATCGACACCCCAGACACCACCAACACCCGCGAGCTCTCCCCGCACCTGAAGGACCTCGAGAACGAGTCCATCCACATCCTGCGTGAGGTGGCCGGACAGTTCGACAAGGTCGGGCTGCTGTTCTCCGGCGGCAAGGACTCCGTCGTGGTCTACGAGCTGGCCCGCCGCGCATTCGCCCCGGCCACCGTGCCCTTCGAGCTGCTGCACGTGGACACCGGCCACAACTTCCCCGAGGTCCTCAAGTTCCGCGACGACCTGGTCGAGCGCACCGGGGCGCGCCTGCGCGTGGCCAAGGTCCAGGACTGGATCGACCGCGGTGACCTGACCGAGCGCCCCGACGGCACCCGCAACCCGCTGCAGACCGTCCCGCTGGTGGAGACCATCAACGAGCAGGGTTACGACGCCGTGCTCGGCGGCGCCCGCCGCGACGAGGAGCGCGCGCGTGCCAAGGAGCGCGTGTTCTCCGTGCGGGACTCCTTCGGCGGCTGGGATCCGCGCCGCCAGCGCCCGGAGCTGTGGAGCCTGTACAACGGCGGTCACCTGGCCGGCGAGAACATCCGCGTCTTCCCGATCTCCAACTGGACCGAGGCGGACATCTGGGAGTACATCGGCGCCCGCGGCATCGAGCTGCCCCCGATCTACTTCGCCCACGACCGCGAGGTCTTCGAGCGCGACGGGATGTGGCTGACCCCCGGCGAGTGGGGTGGCCCGAAGAAGGGCGAGGAGATCGTCACCCGGCATGTGCGCTACCGCACCGTCGGCGACATGTCCTGCACCGGCGCCGTGCTCTCCGACGCCACCACCATCGACCAGGTCATCGAGGAGATCGCCTCCTCGACCCTGACCGAACGCGGCGCCACCCGCGCCGACGACCGCCTGAGCGAATCCGCGATGGAAGACCGCAAGAAGGAAGGCTACTTCTGA
- a CDS encoding phosphoadenylyl-sulfate reductase, with the protein MTTSVNLLGGNGEGRAEPRDPELSPEGPKSTAPLPAAVAKRNAELVERYADELYDADAQTILEWTREHAPGCIAVTLSMENTVLAELAARHLPEADFLFLDTGYHFDETLEVAERVDQRYPQQLVTATPILPRAEQDSIYGRNLYRHNPTACCRMRKVEPLAASLSPYAGWITGLRRADGPTRASAPALSLDATGRLKISPIITWSLEDTDAFIADRDLIVHPLTTQGYPSIGCATCTLPVAEGDDPRAGRWAGNAKTECGLHS; encoded by the coding sequence ATGACCACCAGCGTCAATCTGCTCGGCGGCAACGGCGAAGGTCGCGCGGAACCACGTGACCCCGAGCTCAGCCCCGAGGGACCGAAGTCCACCGCGCCGCTGCCCGCGGCCGTCGCGAAGCGCAACGCCGAGCTGGTCGAGCGCTACGCCGACGAGCTCTACGACGCCGACGCGCAGACCATCCTCGAGTGGACCAGGGAGCACGCGCCCGGCTGCATCGCTGTGACGCTGTCCATGGAGAACACGGTGCTGGCCGAACTCGCGGCCCGGCACCTGCCGGAGGCGGACTTCCTGTTCCTGGACACCGGCTACCACTTCGACGAGACCCTGGAGGTCGCCGAGCGCGTCGACCAGCGGTACCCGCAGCAGCTGGTCACCGCGACCCCCATCCTGCCGCGCGCCGAACAGGACTCGATCTACGGGCGCAACCTGTACCGCCACAATCCCACGGCCTGCTGCCGCATGCGCAAGGTCGAACCGCTGGCGGCGTCCCTGTCGCCCTACGCGGGCTGGATCACCGGCCTGCGTAGGGCCGACGGCCCCACCCGGGCGAGCGCGCCGGCGCTGAGCCTGGACGCCACCGGCCGGCTGAAGATCTCCCCGATCATCACCTGGTCGCTTGAGGACACCGACGCCTTCATCGCGGATCGGGACCTGATCGTCCACCCCCTGACCACCCAGGGGTACCCGTCCATCGGGTGCGCCACCTGCACTCTCCCCGTCGCCGAGGGCGACGACCCCCGGGCCGGCCGCTGGGCCGGCAACGCCAAGACAGAATGCGGACTCCACTCATGA
- a CDS encoding nitrite/sulfite reductase, which translates to MAPTTATEARPARKARPARAKKPEGQWKIDGTTPLNRDEEVKQEDPAMDVRRRVIDVYSKQGFAAIPEDDVLKRFKWLGIYTQRRQDLGGELTGQLENYELSDHYFMMRVRFDGGLASPARLRAVGEISRDYARSTADFTDRQNIQLHWIRIEDVPTIWEKLESVGLTTLMGCGDVPRVILGSPVAGVAVDEVIDATPAIEEIQRDYLPREDIKNLPRKFKTAISGNSRQDVTHEVQDVAFIGSEHPEHGPGFEVLVGGGLSTNPMLAQSLGAWVPLEKVPEVWYGVVSIFRDYGYRRLRNRARLKFLVAEWGVEKFRQVLEGEYLGYQLEDGPRQPINPGNRDHIGIHPQRDGRFYLGVKPTVGHTTGEQLIAIADVAERFGIERIRTTADKELIFLDVEREQLGPLAAALDEVGLYSNPSEFRRGIISCTGLEFCKLAHVTTKARAIELVDDLEDRLGDLDVPLKIALNGCPNACARTQVSDIGLKGQTVTDADGNRVEGFQVHLGGSMSLDPNFGRKLKGHKVIADELGDYVVRVVNNYKRERNDGEQFREWVQRADEEALK; encoded by the coding sequence ATGGCACCGACCACGGCGACAGAGGCGCGTCCCGCCAGGAAGGCCCGGCCGGCGCGCGCGAAGAAGCCGGAAGGCCAGTGGAAGATCGACGGCACGACCCCGCTCAACCGTGACGAGGAGGTCAAGCAGGAGGATCCGGCCATGGACGTCAGGCGGCGGGTCATCGACGTCTACTCCAAGCAGGGCTTCGCCGCCATTCCGGAGGACGATGTCCTCAAGCGTTTCAAGTGGCTCGGCATCTACACCCAGCGACGCCAGGACCTCGGCGGTGAACTGACCGGCCAGCTCGAGAACTACGAGCTCTCGGACCATTACTTCATGATGCGTGTGCGTTTTGACGGTGGCCTGGCCTCGCCCGCCAGGCTGCGCGCCGTCGGCGAGATCTCCCGGGACTACGCCCGTTCCACCGCCGACTTCACCGACCGGCAGAACATCCAGCTCCACTGGATCCGCATCGAGGACGTGCCCACCATCTGGGAGAAGCTCGAGTCCGTCGGCCTGACCACTCTGATGGGCTGCGGCGACGTGCCGCGCGTGATCCTCGGCTCCCCGGTCGCCGGCGTGGCGGTCGACGAGGTCATCGACGCCACCCCCGCGATCGAGGAGATCCAGCGCGATTACCTGCCGCGCGAGGACATCAAGAACCTGCCCCGCAAGTTCAAGACCGCCATCTCCGGCAACTCCCGGCAGGACGTCACCCACGAGGTGCAGGATGTCGCCTTTATCGGCAGCGAGCACCCGGAGCACGGTCCCGGATTCGAGGTGCTCGTCGGCGGTGGCCTGTCCACCAACCCGATGCTGGCGCAGTCGCTCGGTGCCTGGGTCCCGCTCGAGAAGGTGCCCGAGGTCTGGTACGGCGTCGTGTCGATCTTCCGTGACTACGGATACCGCCGCCTGCGTAACCGGGCGCGCCTGAAGTTCCTCGTCGCCGAGTGGGGCGTCGAGAAGTTCCGTCAGGTGCTCGAGGGCGAGTACCTGGGCTACCAGCTCGAGGACGGCCCGCGTCAGCCGATCAACCCCGGAAACCGGGATCACATCGGCATCCACCCGCAGCGCGACGGGCGCTTCTACCTCGGCGTCAAGCCGACCGTCGGCCACACCACGGGCGAGCAGCTCATCGCGATCGCCGACGTCGCGGAGCGCTTCGGCATCGAGCGGATCCGCACCACCGCAGACAAGGAGCTGATCTTCCTCGACGTCGAGCGGGAGCAGCTGGGCCCGCTGGCAGCGGCGCTCGACGAAGTTGGCCTGTACTCGAATCCGAGTGAGTTCCGCCGCGGCATCATCTCCTGCACCGGCCTGGAGTTCTGCAAGCTCGCGCACGTGACCACCAAGGCCCGGGCCATCGAGCTGGTTGATGATCTCGAGGACCGTCTCGGCGACCTCGATGTGCCGCTGAAGATCGCGCTGAACGGCTGCCCGAACGCCTGCGCGCGTACCCAGGTCTCCGACATCGGTCTCAAGGGCCAGACGGTCACCGACGCCGACGGCAACCGTGTCGAGGGCTTCCAGGTCCACCTGGGCGGCTCAATGAGCCTCGACCCCAACTTCGGTCGCAAGCTCAAGGGTCACAAGGTCATCGCGGATGAACTCGGTGACTATGTGGTCCGCGTGGTCAACAACTACAAGCGGGAGCGCAACGACGGTGAGCAGTTCCGGGAGTGGGTCCAGCGCGCCGATGAGGAGGCACTGAAGTGA
- a CDS encoding FAD-dependent oxidoreductase yields MTEPNQPTEQAAQDAAPLRVAVIGAGPAGIYASDLLIRNEEREVHVDLFEQMPAPFGLIRYGVAPDHPRIKGIVKSLHKVLDKPRLRLLGNIEVGKDIHVDELREYYDAIVFSTGAVRDRELNIPGADLPESYGAADFVGFYDGNPRFDRDWDLSAKSVAVIGVGNVGLDVARILAKTGEELKVTEIPDNVYESLKDNQATEVHVFGRRGPAQAKFTPQELKELDHSDTINVVVDPEDIDYDAASEEARRNSKSQDLVCQILEQYAIREPKDAPHTLQIHLFESPVEILEKDGHVVGLRTERTELDGNGGVNGTGKFTDWPVQAVYRAVGYRSEGVPGVPFDEGSAVIPNDGGHVLTEAGAETLPGLYATGWIKRGPIGLIGNTKSDAKQTTDMLIADAVAGKLAPRKHEGEDAIIELLTERGIAYTTWEGWYRLDAEERSLGEAEGRERKKIVDWEEMVKHAREVPVCI; encoded by the coding sequence ATGACTGAACCGAATCAGCCGACCGAGCAGGCCGCGCAGGACGCTGCGCCGCTGCGCGTCGCCGTCATCGGTGCCGGCCCCGCCGGCATCTACGCCTCCGATCTCCTCATCCGCAACGAGGAGCGCGAGGTCCACGTCGACCTCTTCGAGCAGATGCCCGCCCCGTTCGGCCTGATCCGCTACGGCGTAGCCCCCGACCATCCGCGCATCAAGGGCATCGTCAAGTCCCTGCACAAGGTGCTCGACAAGCCGCGCCTGCGCCTGCTCGGCAACATCGAGGTCGGCAAGGACATCCACGTCGACGAACTGCGCGAGTACTACGACGCCATCGTCTTCTCCACCGGAGCCGTCCGCGACCGCGAGCTGAACATCCCGGGCGCCGACCTGCCCGAGTCCTACGGCGCCGCCGATTTCGTCGGCTTCTACGACGGCAACCCGCGTTTCGACCGTGACTGGGATCTGTCCGCCAAGTCCGTCGCAGTAATCGGCGTGGGCAACGTCGGCCTGGACGTTGCCCGCATCCTGGCCAAGACCGGCGAGGAGCTCAAGGTCACCGAGATCCCGGACAACGTCTACGAGTCCCTGAAGGACAACCAGGCCACCGAGGTCCACGTCTTCGGACGCCGCGGACCCGCCCAGGCCAAGTTCACGCCGCAGGAACTCAAGGAGCTCGACCACTCCGACACCATCAACGTGGTCGTCGATCCGGAGGACATCGACTACGACGCCGCCTCCGAGGAGGCCCGCCGCAACTCCAAGTCCCAGGACCTGGTCTGCCAGATCCTCGAGCAGTACGCCATCCGGGAGCCGAAGGACGCCCCGCACACCCTGCAGATCCACCTCTTCGAGTCCCCGGTGGAGATCCTGGAGAAGGACGGCCACGTGGTCGGCCTGCGCACCGAGCGCACCGAACTCGACGGCAACGGCGGCGTCAACGGCACCGGCAAGTTCACCGACTGGCCCGTCCAGGCCGTCTACCGCGCCGTCGGCTACCGCTCCGAGGGAGTGCCCGGCGTACCCTTCGACGAGGGTTCCGCGGTCATCCCGAACGACGGCGGCCACGTGCTCACCGAGGCCGGCGCCGAGACGCTGCCGGGCCTCTACGCCACCGGCTGGATCAAGCGCGGCCCCATCGGCCTGATCGGCAACACCAAGTCGGACGCCAAGCAGACCACCGACATGCTCATCGCCGACGCCGTCGCCGGCAAGCTCGCCCCGCGCAAGCACGAGGGCGAGGACGCCATCATCGAGCTGCTCACCGAACGCGGCATCGCCTACACCACCTGGGAGGGCTGGTACCGCCTCGACGCCGAGGAGCGATCCCTGGGCGAGGCAGAGGGCCGCGAGCGCAAGAAGATCGTCGACTGGGAGGAAATGGTCAAGCACGCCCGTGAGGTGCCGGTGTGCATCTGA
- a CDS encoding DEAD/DEAH box helicase, whose amino-acid sequence MTNDVCLFFSEEAGSLRIRPGQRGKTGWIKGKAKWDALYNLKCGANVLRLLKELYNTWLGSTNRYRYGWGYGHQGDWLPLDTLALPQLWDIFTELREAGVVFIAWDGRRPVDLSAEPARLRIAARRKEKEGGLELLPELCFGDSPASTRPGVTLVFLGKPSTVLAEIEQTSASSQDIRLRPFAEPPRDELLRLFRNQETLRVGAEEREDFENQYLPRLQQLVPVESPDNSYQPPAPRPAVLNLEVTPVTGEKDELVRLHLRWSWNRGPLGRVDRDHESAVVAAVKDTGASVVDQTLPRERAVPFLAKTLPHLQELDHVHISMTDEVPEFRQATHAPQVTVGMSAGEQDWFDLQVEVTVGGEQVSFAALFTALSRNEEIFVLPSGTYFNLDTPELDQLRRIIEEAKTLNDTSVENLKVSRYQVDLWEELVETGIVDAQEHDWWEKIHSLAAASDQTDADSTFEVPESLNADLRDYQKIGYRWLETLRRNNLGGVLADDMGLGKTLQVITMISAAFEEDPDGAPFLVVAPTSVVGNWVREVEKFAPGLAAVAIEGTAKKRGRPLAEVIGGAQVVVTSYTLFRLEFEDYAALAWSAAIFDEAQMIKNHTSKAYKNARLLDVPVKIAVTGTPLENNLLELWSLVSLTSPGLLGGKTHFTEFYRSPVEKEKDTERLKLLQRRLRPFLLRRTKELVAADLPEKTENVMEVDLYPKHRRIYDRRLQRERQKVLGLVDDLNANRFEVFRSLTLLRQLALDCELAAEGTAPSAKLDTLAELLSSAAAEGHRVLVLSQFTRFLTKARDAAVEAGIDSLYLDGKTRGRQKLIDEFREGKAAVFFISLKAGGFGLNLTEADYVVLLDPWWNPATEAQAVDRAHRIGQTRQVMVYRLVARDTIESKVMELKKSKAALFDRVLEGGGTVEADGLGMDDIRALVE is encoded by the coding sequence GTGACGAACGATGTCTGCCTGTTCTTCTCCGAGGAGGCGGGTTCGCTGCGAATCCGACCGGGGCAGCGGGGTAAGACAGGTTGGATCAAGGGGAAGGCCAAGTGGGACGCGCTGTACAACCTCAAGTGCGGTGCGAACGTCCTTCGGTTGTTGAAGGAGCTGTACAACACCTGGCTCGGTAGCACCAACCGGTACCGCTACGGCTGGGGATACGGCCACCAGGGGGACTGGCTGCCCCTGGACACCCTGGCGTTGCCACAGTTGTGGGACATCTTCACTGAACTACGGGAGGCTGGCGTGGTGTTCATCGCGTGGGACGGCCGACGCCCGGTGGACCTGTCGGCGGAACCGGCCCGCCTGCGGATCGCCGCCCGCCGGAAGGAGAAGGAGGGCGGTCTTGAACTGCTGCCGGAACTGTGCTTCGGAGATTCGCCCGCGTCCACCAGGCCCGGCGTCACCCTGGTATTCCTCGGAAAGCCGTCGACGGTGCTCGCGGAGATTGAACAGACCTCGGCCAGCAGCCAGGACATCCGGCTCCGTCCCTTTGCCGAGCCGCCGCGCGACGAGTTGCTGAGACTGTTCCGCAATCAGGAGACCCTGCGTGTGGGAGCCGAGGAGCGGGAGGATTTCGAGAACCAGTACCTGCCCAGGCTGCAGCAGCTGGTGCCGGTGGAATCACCGGACAATTCCTACCAGCCCCCGGCTCCGCGGCCCGCCGTGCTCAATCTGGAGGTCACGCCGGTGACCGGGGAAAAGGACGAACTGGTGCGCCTGCATCTGAGGTGGTCCTGGAACCGCGGACCGCTGGGGCGGGTGGACCGGGACCACGAATCCGCGGTGGTGGCCGCGGTGAAGGACACCGGTGCTTCCGTGGTAGATCAGACCCTGCCCAGGGAACGGGCCGTACCCTTCCTCGCTAAGACTCTGCCGCACCTGCAGGAGCTCGATCACGTGCACATCAGCATGACTGACGAGGTACCGGAGTTCCGCCAGGCCACTCACGCCCCACAGGTCACTGTCGGCATGAGCGCCGGGGAACAGGACTGGTTTGACCTGCAAGTTGAGGTCACGGTCGGCGGGGAGCAGGTGAGCTTCGCGGCGCTGTTCACCGCCCTGAGCCGGAACGAGGAGATCTTCGTGCTGCCATCGGGCACCTACTTCAACCTGGACACCCCGGAGCTCGACCAGCTGCGGCGGATCATTGAGGAAGCCAAGACCCTCAATGACACGTCAGTGGAGAATCTGAAGGTCAGCCGCTATCAGGTGGATCTGTGGGAGGAACTCGTCGAGACCGGCATCGTGGATGCCCAGGAACACGACTGGTGGGAAAAGATCCACTCCCTTGCCGCGGCCTCGGATCAGACGGATGCCGATTCAACGTTCGAGGTCCCGGAATCCCTCAATGCCGACCTGCGTGATTACCAGAAGATCGGCTACCGCTGGCTGGAGACACTACGCCGGAACAACCTCGGTGGCGTGCTCGCCGATGACATGGGGCTGGGAAAGACCCTGCAGGTGATCACCATGATCAGCGCCGCATTCGAGGAGGATCCGGATGGTGCCCCCTTCCTGGTCGTCGCCCCGACCAGTGTGGTGGGCAACTGGGTGCGCGAGGTGGAGAAGTTCGCGCCGGGACTTGCTGCGGTGGCGATCGAGGGCACCGCGAAGAAGCGGGGTAGGCCACTGGCCGAAGTGATCGGAGGGGCGCAGGTGGTGGTGACCAGCTACACCCTCTTCCGCCTCGAGTTCGAAGACTACGCTGCGCTGGCCTGGTCCGCAGCGATCTTCGATGAGGCGCAGATGATCAAGAACCACACCTCCAAGGCCTACAAGAACGCCCGGCTTCTCGACGTCCCAGTCAAGATCGCGGTCACCGGCACACCGCTGGAGAACAACCTCCTGGAGCTGTGGTCGCTGGTGTCCCTGACCAGCCCGGGACTACTCGGCGGGAAAACGCACTTCACTGAGTTCTACCGGTCGCCCGTCGAAAAGGAGAAGGACACCGAGCGCCTCAAGCTACTGCAGCGCAGGCTACGCCCGTTCCTGTTGCGCCGCACCAAGGAACTGGTGGCGGCGGATCTGCCAGAGAAGACCGAGAACGTCATGGAGGTCGACCTTTACCCGAAGCACCGGAGAATCTACGACCGCCGCCTACAGCGCGAGCGGCAGAAGGTACTCGGTCTGGTGGATGACCTCAACGCCAACCGCTTCGAGGTCTTCCGCTCCCTGACCCTGCTGCGTCAGCTCGCGCTGGACTGCGAACTGGCGGCGGAGGGCACCGCTCCCTCGGCGAAACTCGACACTCTGGCGGAACTGCTCTCCTCGGCGGCGGCGGAGGGACACCGGGTACTGGTGCTCAGCCAGTTCACGCGTTTCCTCACCAAGGCTCGCGACGCGGCGGTCGAGGCCGGGATCGACAGTCTCTACCTGGACGGGAAAACCCGGGGACGCCAGAAACTCATCGACGAGTTCCGCGAGGGTAAGGCTGCGGTGTTCTTCATCTCCCTGAAGGCGGGAGGCTTCGGGCTGAACCTCACCGAAGCAGATTATGTTGTCCTGCTGGATCCGTGGTGGAACCCGGCGACGGAGGCGCAAGCGGTGGACCGCGCCCACCGAATCGGTCAAACGCGACAGGTGATGGTCTACCGGTTGGTGGCCCGGGACACCATCGAATCCAAGGTCATGGAACTCAAGAAGTCCAAGGCCGCCTTGTTCGACCGCGTGCTCGAGGGCGGCGGTACCGTCGAGGCGGATGGCCTGGGCATGGACGACATCCGCGCCCTGGTGGAATAG